The region CGTCTCACCGATGAATTCGGCCACGAAGCGCGTGTGCGGCTCGTCATAGATCTCGCGCGGCGTACCAATCTGTTCGATGCGCCCCTTGTTGAAGACTGCAATCCGGTCCGACATCGTCAGGGCCTCTGATTGGTCATGGGTGACGAACACGATCGTCAGCCCCAACCTCGCGTGGAGCGCGCGTATGTCGAGCTGCATCTGTTCGCGAAGCTGCTTGTCGAGCGCACCCAGAGGCTCGTCCATGAGAACTACGCGCGGCTCGAAAACCAAGGCACGGGCAAGTGCCACGCGCTGCTGCTGCCCGCCGGAAAGCTGCGCCGGCCAGCGATCGCGCATCGTCGAAAGCTGAACCATGTCCAGCACCCGTCCCACCCGATCCTCGATCTCGGCCTTTCCGACACCACGCATCTCGAGCGGGAAGGCAACGTTTCGGGCAACACTCATGTGCGGGAACAGCGCGTAGCTCTGAAACACCACCCCCATGTCGCGCTTGTAGGAGGGGAGGCCGTCCACTGGCTCCCCGTCGACCAGTATGCGTCCTTTCGTGGGCGCCTCGAAACCCGCCAGCATCATGAGCAGCGTTGTTTTCCCGGAACCGGAAGGCCCCAGCAGGCTCACGAATTCACCCTTGGCTATTTCGAGGTCGAGACTATCGACCACGCACAAGGGCCCGTACCATTTGCTGATGGCATCAAATCGAATGCGAACTTCACTCAACAGCAATCTCCAGCTCACTCGTCATGACAATGCGAGACCTGTCGGCCCGGAAGCCGGCAGGCGTGGAACGATGTCATATTCCTTGAACGGAACCCGCGCGTCCATAGCCGCGTCCGATATCACCACCGGATACGTACGCCATCGATCGCGAGGTGGAGCACAGGCGGACCATACGTGCCGCCTGTGCCGGGTCGTCCGACAATCACCTTACTGGGCGAGCCAGGCGTTGAACCGTTGGGTGAGGGCTTCCGAGTTGTCGATCCAGAAATCGACGTTGAGCGAGATTGCGCCTTCCATATTGCTGGCGGCCGTCGGCAGCTCCGATGAGAATTCCGCCGGGACCTTGCTGGCGGCCTCGAGGTTCGGGAGACCGTAGGCGATGTACTGCGGCAACTTCACCTGGTTGTCAGCCGCACTGGCGAAGGCGATGAAGTCCTGCGCCGCGTCTTTGTTTTCCGCGTCCTTGAGGACGACCCAGCTGTCGATGGCGAAAATGCTGCCGGGCCAGACGACCTTGAAGTTCTTGCCTTCGGTGCGGTTGATACCGGTAATACGTCCGTTGTAGGCAGAGGTCATTGCGACTTCGCCGGAGGCGAGGAGCGCGAGCGGCTGGGCACCGGCCTCCCACCAGACGATGTTCGGGCGGAGTTCGTCGAGTTTCTTGAATGCGCGGTCTACGCCCTCCGGCGTGGCGAGCACGTCATAGACTTCCTCACCCTTGACGCCATCGGCCAGGAGAGCGAATTCGAGCGTGTACTTCGCACCCTTGCGCAGACCGCGCTTGCCCGGGAACTTGTTCACGTCCCAGAAATCGGCCCACGATTTCGGACCGTCCGCGAGCTTGGCGCCGTCATAGGCGATAGCCGTCGACCAGACGATGGCACCGATGCCGCAATCATCGACAGCCTCGGGAAGGAACTTGTCCTTGCCGCCCATCTTGTCCCAATCAATCTTCTCGAAGAGACCGTCGGCGCAACCGAGTGCGAGCTCCTCGGCCTCGACCTGCACGGCATCCCAGTTCGGCGTGCCGGCCTTCACCTTCGACTGCAGCACGCCGAAGCCGCCATCCCAGGCTTCGTCGAGAACGGGCTTGCCGAGCTTTTCGGCGAAGGGTTTGAAGTAGATTTCCCGCTGGGCGTCCTGGTAGTTGCCGCCCCAGGAGACGATCGTGAGATCGCGAGCCGCCGCCGGCAATGACGAAAGGCCCAAAGCTGCAACGAAAAGTCCTCCGAGGAGGGCCGATGTCTTTATCAGTGTCATGTCATTCCCCTTTTCTTAGTAAAAAGCCCCGGCATTTTTTGCCGGGGCCGATGCGAAAGACCAGAGACTATGCCCTTACGGACTGGGCCGGCAGCGCGGCGAGCGTGTTGTCGAGCCCCTTGCGCAGGCCTGCGAGCAACTCGTCGACCTGCGTCTCGGTTATGATCAGTGGCGGGCAAAAGGCCAGAGCATCTCCCATGTTCCGGCTGATGACGCCCGCCTCCTGCAGCTTTGCATTTGCCAACGCCCCCAACTGGCCCGGCTGTTCGAGACCTTCCTTCGTTTCCTTGTTGGTCACCAACTCGATCGCCGCGATCAGACCGACGCCCCGAGCCTCGCCCACCAGTGGATGGGCCTGAAGCTCCCGCAGGCCCGCCTGCAGCCGCTCTCCCACGGCAGCAGCATGGGTCACGATCTGGCGCTCCTCGATGATGTTCAGCGTTTCGAGCGCGACGGCGGCCGGCACGGGATGCCCACCACCCGTAAAACCATGACCGAGCGTGCCGATCTCACCCGATTGCTCCCGGATCGGCGCGTAGATCTTCTCGTTGATCATCAGCGCCGAAGCCGGCAGATAAGAGGACGACAACTGCTTCGACATCACCATAATGTCCGGACGGATCCCGAACGTCTGGCTGCCGAAGAGATTGCCGGTGCGGCCGAAACCGCAAATGACCTCGTCTGCGACGAGCAGGATATCGTACTTGCGCAAAACAGCCTGTACCTTTTCCCAATAGGTACGAGGGGGAACGACCACCCCACCGGCTCCCATCACCGGCTCGCCGAAGAATGCCGCGATCGTTTCCGGCCCCTCAGCCACGATCGTGCTTTCAAGTTCCTCGGCCAGCCGCGTGGCGAAGTCTTCCTCGCTCTCGCCGGGAGCCGCCTCGCGCCAGTGATGCGGACATGTCATGCGAAGCACGCCGGGCACGATCAGGTCAAAGGAACGGTGGTTGCCCGGCAGGCTGGTGAGGCAGGAGGCCGCGATCGTCACGCCATGGTAAGCACGATTGCGAACGATGATTTTCTTGCGCTCCGGCTGTCCGAGTGCATTGGACCGGTACCAGATGAGTTTGAGCGCGGTATCGATCGCCTCGGATCCCGAATTGGTGAAGAACACCTTGCTCATCGGCACCGGTGCGAGCTTGGCCAGCCGCTCGGCAAGATCGATCACCGGCCCATGCGATTTGTGCGAGAACGTATGATAGTAGGGGAGCTTTTCCATCTGGGCCGCCGCGGCCCTGACAAGGCGCTTCTCGCTGAACCCGAGGGCAACGCTCCACAGACCCGCCATGGCCTCGATGTAGCGCTTGCCTGTCGTGTCGTAGACATAGATACCTTCGCCGCGATCTATGACCAGCGGACCGACTTCTTCATGCCTGACGGCGTTGGTATATCCATGCAGATGGTAAGCGACGTCTCGCGCCTCGGCAGAATTCGGCGTTCCCATCATCCTGCAATCTCCCGGCTTTCCGCATGAATGCTACCGTTCTTCCGCACTGTGACAACCTCTCTCTTCGTTGATTTCAAGGATCTTTCGATCCCATGACAGATCTGCAAGAAGCCGCACCATGGATGCATGATGCATCATGCTCTGGCTTCATCGACGGAGTCAAAGGAATAGTCACCTTGCCCCGTCATGCTCTCATGCGGCCTCTCCGATAGCGCCGCGCGCCTTGCCTTTCGGAGACACAGCCTCAGACGTGTTGGCCGCCATTAATGTGGATTTCCGCTCCGTTGATGTAGCTCGATGCGTTGCTGCATAGGAAAAAGATGGTCTCTGCCACTTCCTTCGGCGTACCGAGACGTCCGAGCGGGACTTCGCGCTCGACCAGCTTGTCCGTTCCAGGAGAAAGTATGGACGTCCCGATTTCGCCGGGAGCAATTGCATTGGCACGCACACCCTTCGGTCCGAACTCATGGGCGAGCTCGCGGGTCAGCGCAGCGAGCCCCGCTTTCGAAGCGGCGTATGCGACGCCCGCGAATGGATGGACACGCGAACCGGCAATGGAGGTCACGTTGACGATCGATCCCTGCGCAGCCTCGAGCTCGGGCAGAAGTGCGCGGGCAATGAGGGCGGTCGAGATAAGGTTGACATTCATAACGCGGGTCCAGGTCGCCGCGTCGGAAGCGAGTACGCCGAGACGCTCTCCCGCGGGGCCCTTCGGCGAAATTCCGGCATTGTTGACCAGTGCGTTGAGCTTGCCTCCGGGCAGCCGTTCCCGCACCGTCGCGACCAGCCGGTGGATCTGCGAAAGATCCGAGAGGTCAGCTTGTATGTGGCTCTCGCGGGCCGCCGGCCAGGCGCATTCCTCGGAAAAGGGCTGGCGGGAAACAGTGAAAATCCGCCAGCCGTGAGCCTGAAAAAGCTTCACGGTGGCGTGGCCGATGCCGCGGCTTGCGCCGGTCAGAAGCATGTATCCCTCGGCCATCGAAAACCTCGCTTTTGATGTATGATGCATCATATTGGCAATTAATGCTCGCGCAAGCAGTTTGTTGCTGCAGCGCACACATTGGCGCGATACCGGTTGGGCGCCCTCCGCTAGCGGTTATTGCGCACGCGTTCAAAAATCGACCGCCCACCGTGCTCGATGTCGTCAACCATGGCGCGGGCAGCACCTGGCCCGTCCCTGTGGCGGATCGCCTCGAGGATCGGGTAGTGATAGTCGATCATCGAGCGTCCGCCGTCGAGATAGCTGTCGGCGATCAGCGGTCCCATCTGCAGCCAGAGGCGGCGCAAGACCCCGCGAAGCACTGGCAATCCAGCTATTGTCGTCAACTCGAAGTGGAACGCCTGGTTGAGCTCGGCACCACGCAACAGGTCGCGGTCCGCGAGCGCCTTTTCGTTGCTTTCGAGGATTTCGCTCAGGCGCTCCATGTCCGCCTTGGTCGCCGTCAACGCCGCCGTCTCGGCGGCGAGCGACTCGAGCTTGAATCGGATGGAGCGGATTTCGAGATAGCGCTCTTCCGTCATCGTCGGAATGCAGATGTTGCGGGCGGACTGGAAGACGACGGCATCGTCGTGCGTAAGCCGCAGGATGGCGTCCCGCACGGGAGTGACACTCGTTCCGAGCTGATCGGCAATGTCCCGGATCTTCAACCGGTGCCCCGGCTGGAAACGTCCCTTCATCAGCGCATCGCAAAGCGTTGCGTAGACGGTATTGCCCAAATTGTCGTGCTCGAGTGCTGCCAGATCTGACATTGCGATACCTGGAATGGGGCGACTGGTAAAACAGCACGCCGCTCTTCTATGAGCCCATTTGATGCATCAAGCAATATCGCGAGGCTGAGCGACCGTGGAACAATCAGGATTGAGCGGTCGGTCAAGACTAACGGAGCGGCGAAGGCCCTAGCGCTCCTCGACCGCCCCATCAGTCGACCCGGCCGCCGATTTGGCCGCCTTGCCGAGCACCGGGTTGTTCTCAGCCCGGTCCCGGTGGAGTGCGGCGCGGGCAAGCAACATCAGGGTCACCGGCGTCGTGACAGTCACAAAGATCCCGATCAGAATCTCGTGGATGACGATACGGCTCTCGGAAATCGTGAAGAAGATCATCGATGCCATGACGATCCCACCGGCGCCCCAGCTCGTCCCGAGCGTCGGGGCATGAATCCTCTCGTAGAACGTCGTGAAGCGCGCAAGTCCGATCGCGCCGATGAGGGCAAGCGTGGACCCGAGAACCAGGAAAGCCGATACGGCAATTGCCGCCCAGACGGGGAACTGGTCGATTTGGTCGGTCATTCGATCACCTCGCCACGCATGAGGAACTTGGCAAGCGCTACTGTTGCGACGAACCCGAGAAGCGCGATCACCAGCGAGGCCTCGAAGTAGATCGTGCGGCCGCTCCGGATACCGAATGTCACGAGGAGGAGCATCGCATTGACATAGAGCGTATCCAGCCCAAGCACCCTGTCCTGTGCACGCGGGCCGATGAACATTCGGTACACGGCGAGGGCCATGGCGATCGCCAGAAACGACTGGGAAATACTGATGGCCCATAAGAGTATGGTCGAGCTCATTCGAATATCCCCATCAGCAGTTTTTCGTAACGGTTCTTGATCAGGTCACGCCAGTGGTTCTCGTCAGCGAGGTCGAGAGTGTGGATGAGCAAGGTCTTCTCTTTCGAGTTGTGCTCCACCCAGGCGGTTCCCGGCGTGCTCGTGAGAACCACGGACAGCACGGCAAGCGCCGTATCATCCGATAGGTCCAGAGGAACGGTAACAAAGCCGGATTGCCTCGAAACGCTTCGCCGTCCGAGAATGATCCTGGCGACTGCGAGGTTCGATAGAGCGATATCGTAGAGAAGAATCAGCACGAGCTTCGGCAGGAGATACCAGCGCCGCAGGCGTGGCTTCGTCGGCTGCAACGCCGCCATGCCCCAGGAGGCGAAGACCGCAACCAGCGTGCCGAGAAGCAGGTGCCCGATCGAGAATCCGTTCAGAAGCAGCCACATGCCGACAAGCGAAGCTGTGAGCAGGGGATAGGGAAGCATGGCTATTCCTCGCCTCCCACTGCCTGTTGCCCTGCGCGGCGCGCCTCCATCACGGCCTCGATATAGACGCCGGGGCTGCGCAGATTGGCGACAGTCTCTGACATGTAGCGCATGGCCGGTCCTGCCTGCACGGTGAGTAGCAGTGTCAGGGCGAGAAGCAGCATGACCGGTGCGACCTCAAGCACCAGCACGCGGGGAACCCTACCTTCCATCGATGCCCAAAACGTGCGTATGCCGGCGCGCATCATCGAAATGAGGGCCGAGAGCCCCGAGAGGATGATGAGGAGTACGATCGCCCACGTCCAGGGCGCGGTATCGGCGTCAGCGGCGCCGATACCGATCATGCCGGAAAGCATGGCGAACTTTGCAATAAAACCGGAAAGCGGCGGAAGACCTGAAAGCAGGATGCCGCACGCCGCAAAGCATGTACCGAGGACTGCGATCGTCGCTGGCATGGTCACGCCGACCTGTTCTTCCTCCTCTTCCTCGTCGACATCACCATAGGCCTCCATCGTAACCGCAAGAACGGTTGCGCCGGCATCCTGGCCCCGTTCGACAAGCTCGATGAGCATGAAAAAGGCGCTGATGGTCAGCGTGGAGGTCACGAGGTAGAGGAGGGCGCCCGCCGTCACGGCCGGATTTCCAAAACCGACGGCCGCTAGCAGCGTTCCAGAGGAAACGAGGACCGAGAAGCCGGCGAGACGTCCCAGAGCCTGGGAGGCCAGAACACCGATCGTCCCGAAGGCGATCGTCGCCATCCCGCCGTAGAGAAGGACGTTCAATCCGAAACCCGCCGAGGCACCTT is a window of Sinorhizobium sp. BG8 DNA encoding:
- the mnhG gene encoding monovalent cation/H(+) antiporter subunit G is translated as MTDQIDQFPVWAAIAVSAFLVLGSTLALIGAIGLARFTTFYERIHAPTLGTSWGAGGIVMASMIFFTISESRIVIHEILIGIFVTVTTPVTLMLLARAALHRDRAENNPVLGKAAKSAAGSTDGAVEER
- a CDS encoding GntR family transcriptional regulator — its product is MSDLAALEHDNLGNTVYATLCDALMKGRFQPGHRLKIRDIADQLGTSVTPVRDAILRLTHDDAVVFQSARNICIPTMTEERYLEIRSIRFKLESLAAETAALTATKADMERLSEILESNEKALADRDLLRGAELNQAFHFELTTIAGLPVLRGVLRRLWLQMGPLIADSYLDGGRSMIDYHYPILEAIRHRDGPGAARAMVDDIEHGGRSIFERVRNNR
- a CDS encoding ABC transporter ATP-binding protein, which translates into the protein MSEVRIRFDAISKWYGPLCVVDSLDLEIAKGEFVSLLGPSGSGKTTLLMMLAGFEAPTKGRILVDGEPVDGLPSYKRDMGVVFQSYALFPHMSVARNVAFPLEMRGVGKAEIEDRVGRVLDMVQLSTMRDRWPAQLSGGQQQRVALARALVFEPRVVLMDEPLGALDKQLREQMQLDIRALHARLGLTIVFVTHDQSEALTMSDRIAVFNKGRIEQIGTPREIYDEPHTRFVAEFIGETNLAEGTIESVDGGHVRVALKRGGHVVAGLAGAMKTGQDVLLSIRPERIELRETAGRQDNSLTATVADCVYQGDHLRVQLDGAGHDFVVRLDRKAHEWRPGSPVVAEFRPGDCRVIAP
- a CDS encoding SDR family oxidoreductase gives rise to the protein MAEGYMLLTGASRGIGHATVKLFQAHGWRIFTVSRQPFSEECAWPAARESHIQADLSDLSQIHRLVATVRERLPGGKLNALVNNAGISPKGPAGERLGVLASDAATWTRVMNVNLISTALIARALLPELEAAQGSIVNVTSIAGSRVHPFAGVAYAASKAGLAALTRELAHEFGPKGVRANAIAPGEIGTSILSPGTDKLVEREVPLGRLGTPKEVAETIFFLCSNASSYINGAEIHINGGQHV
- a CDS encoding ABC transporter substrate-binding protein, producing the protein MTLIKTSALLGGLFVAALGLSSLPAAARDLTIVSWGGNYQDAQREIYFKPFAEKLGKPVLDEAWDGGFGVLQSKVKAGTPNWDAVQVEAEELALGCADGLFEKIDWDKMGGKDKFLPEAVDDCGIGAIVWSTAIAYDGAKLADGPKSWADFWDVNKFPGKRGLRKGAKYTLEFALLADGVKGEEVYDVLATPEGVDRAFKKLDELRPNIVWWEAGAQPLALLASGEVAMTSAYNGRITGINRTEGKNFKVVWPGSIFAIDSWVVLKDAENKDAAQDFIAFASAADNQVKLPQYIAYGLPNLEAASKVPAEFSSELPTAASNMEGAISLNVDFWIDNSEALTQRFNAWLAQ
- a CDS encoding K+/H+ antiporter subunit F — protein: MSSTILLWAISISQSFLAIAMALAVYRMFIGPRAQDRVLGLDTLYVNAMLLLVTFGIRSGRTIYFEASLVIALLGFVATVALAKFLMRGEVIE
- a CDS encoding Na+/H+ antiporter subunit E, with the translated sequence MLPYPLLTASLVGMWLLLNGFSIGHLLLGTLVAVFASWGMAALQPTKPRLRRWYLLPKLVLILLYDIALSNLAVARIILGRRSVSRQSGFVTVPLDLSDDTALAVLSVVLTSTPGTAWVEHNSKEKTLLIHTLDLADENHWRDLIKNRYEKLLMGIFE
- a CDS encoding aspartate aminotransferase family protein, giving the protein MMGTPNSAEARDVAYHLHGYTNAVRHEEVGPLVIDRGEGIYVYDTTGKRYIEAMAGLWSVALGFSEKRLVRAAAAQMEKLPYYHTFSHKSHGPVIDLAERLAKLAPVPMSKVFFTNSGSEAIDTALKLIWYRSNALGQPERKKIIVRNRAYHGVTIAASCLTSLPGNHRSFDLIVPGVLRMTCPHHWREAAPGESEEDFATRLAEELESTIVAEGPETIAAFFGEPVMGAGGVVVPPRTYWEKVQAVLRKYDILLVADEVICGFGRTGNLFGSQTFGIRPDIMVMSKQLSSSYLPASALMINEKIYAPIREQSGEIGTLGHGFTGGGHPVPAAVALETLNIIEERQIVTHAAAVGERLQAGLRELQAHPLVGEARGVGLIAAIELVTNKETKEGLEQPGQLGALANAKLQEAGVISRNMGDALAFCPPLIITETQVDELLAGLRKGLDNTLAALPAQSVRA